Genomic segment of Gymnogyps californianus isolate 813 chromosome 16, ASM1813914v2, whole genome shotgun sequence:
ATGTGATACAGTGATTTTGTTCTCATGTTCCATTTAAAGAATTGATCGATCACTCTGAATTGCTTTCAGCCATGGTGGCACTAACTGGAAAGGCCGCTGAAAGAAGCGGCCTCATCCTTACCTTGCCAAGTGTGACtcactgcaaaagcagcatctgGCATACGCCTAGTTCCCTGAAATAGACTGTGATAAACTCCCAGGTACACTGTCCTTCCACAGCAGTTCGGAGCCTGAGCGGAAATGCCTGTGATCCACCTTCATGATCAGCAGCGCTATCCCACAGATTTAAATTGTTATTCAGTTGTGTGTGTATTGGGTCAAATATGAGTGTGTATGTCATGGctggaggggagaaagagaaacgAGAAATAGAAACTCTTGAGAAATAGAATCTGAGAACAGTATCCACAAAGAACTTAAGACACCTGTTTGCTACTGACATGCCTAAAGTCTCATTGATTTTGTTAGAAATTATCTCCGGTCAATGGAAAAATGATGAGAATGTAGGTACCTAAATAGAAATTTAGACTTCTAGAGCCATCTGAGATTGGCTTAAACAACTTGCTGAAAAGCATACATATGTGGGGTAGCTCCTTGGAGTTTCTTTCGTTATCAGCATCCACATGTTTTGTAAAAGCCAAGGGTTTGATGTAATGATCAGTATGAGCTGATCTAAGTGTATtccctccagaaggaaatggtCTCACCTTTGAGGGTCCCTTCCTGGGTCGGTGTTGATCCAGTCAAAAAACAGTTAGTGGAGTCAGGGATTCTGTGTTTGCTGAGTTCATCTGTGCAGCTGCATGAACGCTGGTGCTGTCCTAGAGTAGGCAGTGGAACATACAGTCTGGGGCAGACAGGGTGGTGCTGAGGTTGCTTCAGTTGGCAGCTGTGCAGACTTCTGTCTGTGTAAACTGATTGCAGAACCTCCCCAGTTCCCCAAATCTGCCCTTGCCTGTCTTTCCACAGTCACCTGAACCTGGCTGGAGTTCAGGCTTCTGCTTATGCTTGGCTTTGTGTCTGTGTTCCTGTCCATCCTTGGGCTGGCATAAACCTTTGGGAGTCCCCTGGAGGACTGGTAGGGCTGGAAACCAAgctagtaaaaataaataattagctGTACAAATGCTAGTGTTGGCACAAAAGAAATATTGGGAATGGATGGCCAGGGTCAGAGCAGGTCCTGCCGGTCCTAGCCTGCACCATGCCATAACCAAGTGGTAACAGAGCTGCATCGTTAAGGATATGGTCCAACAGAAGCTTGACTTGAAATCTAGGCTGTTACGgtcctcttcccttcttcctgagGAGTGTCTGTGTTGCGTGAACGCACAGTGATCCGGATGGGGAATAGATCTGGCTTTCAGCTTCTTTACTGAGCTGGTTTTTGGCTGGATCCACCTCCTGGATGAACTCGTTCTGTATCACATCGGCAGTAACACTAGTGCAAGGACAGGGTGAggtgggagggcaggagggagcgcAGCGTAAGCAGTCGTGAAATACTGCTCCTGGCTTTCTGAAGCTTCTTCATCTCCATGGCTTTCAGAACGTATGTTTTTCATTACAGACATCTCTGATTAAGTATCTCTGCTAGCTCGTTTGTTTgatggtgtttctttttttagtctCACATTCTAAAAAATGACTGTATTCTGGTTTATGTTGTGATATTGAGAGGCTAGGATTCAAGTACCCTGAGAGATGTCATAAATGCGCAGCTTGCTCACGCCTCTGACGCGCTGGCTGTTTCCATGCAGTTCACCATTGCATAGCACAGAGTTACAGGAGCGCTTTCTGTAAACAAGCTACTTTTGGGTACTGGAAGTAGTTTAGCTTGGCAGCATGGAGTTATCTTATGCTTACATATTTGCCATATTTATCCATGAAGGTCCTCAGACGGACCTTTAGGAGGCGGCTGAGCTGTGTTTCTGTTCTCTTAGGGAATCACATAGAACTTTTAACATAGCTACACCACTGCTTGCTGCAAATTGCGCCCCAAAGTGATCATTTCCTTGCTTTCAGAGCTGTGACTTGTGGTCCCTGGGTGTCATTATTTACGTGATGCTGTGTGGATACCCTCCGTTTTACTCCAAACACCACAGTCGGACAATTCCAAAGGACATGCGGAAAAAGATCATGACAGGAAGTTTTGAATTTCCAGAGGAAGAGTGGAGCCAGATCTCAGAAATGGCGAAAGACATTGTGCGAAAGTGAGTCAGTTGAGGAAAATGTTGTATTGCTCTTTGCTTATATTAAGAAATTGGAAAATCACTTGAAAGTGCGTTATCACAAAGGGCTTATTTTTCCAAAGGCGGGGGGAATTGTCTGCAGCACCTACAGCTGAAAAATTTTCTATCGTACTCAGCACAAATGAAGtctggtaaatatttttctttccctctcttttttttcctccccaactGTTGTGTTCAATTTTTGATGTCTCCTGTCTCTGAAGTTGCTAGAGTGCATTGTGCGTTTAGTCTTTAAAGGGAACGGGCACACTACCTTGCTTCAGAACAATATAGACGACTGGCTGCCACATCTGCGAGTGCTCTCTAGGCTCGTATCTCCTATGATGTGTTTAAACTCCCTGTTAAAATCAGGGGGCATTTAGGTGGCGTAATAGGATCTGGTAGATCTGTCCCTTAAAACCCTGTGTACATAATACACAGTCTAAAAGGAGTCAAGAGAGGCATGGAAAGGGAGGTTAAGATCTGTCACAAGATGTCGGACTATGAGATAAGGTTTTGCATTGATGTTTTATTCTAAATGCTAATGAAAACTGGTTTTCGTGCAATACACGTCTCTCAATGCAATCTATGTGATCCCATGGTCCTGTTTGAAAGCAAGAATGTGGCACTGATTAGGTCTTGACctcacttattttttaaaatgtgagacGGACTTGCTGCCTTTGCTTGTATCACCAGAGGAACTGGAAGGATAAAAGCaacataaatagaaaaaaatcaatcggttaaataattttaaactgtcACTGTCTCCTCTGATGTACTGTAAAATCTCCAAGGACTTAACATTGCTTGGAAAGGGTGCCGGGACCTGTTTATAGCAGTGCAGGAGAGCCCACAACCTTTCACCAAATACACTGCAGATTATGTTGCAGTGAAGCTTCCGTTTATACCAAGGTCAACTCTTTATTCTCACTCAGAAGCTCCACAGTCAATAGGtttcattgtcttttaaaatggcCATGAAACTCAGCTCACAGAATGTTGTTACTTGGATTCAGTTCACTTCACTTAATTCTCTCACTAATGTTATCAGGACTCCCTTTCCTGCTTGTCTTTTCCAGCCAGTGAGTCTGAATCTGTGTTTATGGTGCAGGAATACATTGAGACTTTATATAATTCTGGATaagtttacattttatttatgtagaCTGCTATTCATATGGAGTCTTGCTTCTGGAGGTCATATTTTGCATTCAAGCAGCTGCTTCCTTTCAAGCATGTCGAGCTGATTTCTGACCTCAAGCTTTATGAGCTGGAGTGCTTGATAATAGGTTAGGACTTTGAAAACCTACGGAGAAGGAATGCATGTGTCTTGGGTCTTGTGTCAAAACTGAACTTACGACCTGTTTGGCAGCATGGCCTTGCAAGTGAAATTTATGAGCTAGCCTGTGGTCCTGCTGACATTTTGTAAAAGTTATTTCTACTTTCTTGGTACGTTAAACAATTCTGCTTTGCAGCCAGGAAGCTGATTTAGAGTATTGTCTAAGAAAGTGTGACAAACTCATCAAGTCATTCTGTTTCTAATTTAGACTCTTGGGATAACTTGTCAGCGCTCTGtgtgaaattttacttttttgttaaaCAGTTGTGATTATCACGAGAACATGAGTTTATCTGCAAAATCTCTGTCCAGGGTTTCATTCTAGTAAAATTTAATTCCATGGAGTTTTCAGAGATCTCAGAATAaagttcctttttattttgaggtGCTGTAGCCTGCCAGAGTGTCCATTACTTGAGGCTTTTGCAGGGGGAGAAAAGCTAAGGAGCTGCATGGTGAAAGCAGTTAATTCAGCAAACGGGTTTCCAACTTTGAAACTTTGCCTTACTTCACCATGCCCAGAGTCCTCGGTAGGAGTATAGACTATTACGTGGATGAGCTCTAGATGCGCATTTCCAGAGAGTGTCGGTCTGGATCATTTCCAGTTCATCTGGAAGATAATTTCCGATCTGGGAGGATAGAATATAGAGTTCAGCAGTACACAGGTATTACTAAAATGGCCTGCAGCACCTTTCTTTTACACTGAGTTGCTGAATATAACTGAATGAGCTGTGATAGCGTTAAAATATCACCACAGCAAGGGTCGGTGAAACTGGTAGAAAGTCAGACTGCTTTTGGGTCAGCTTAGTGTTTTAGTTGTTAGGAGGAGTTTCTTTTTTGGCCCCTCTAATGCTTAGAGATCGCTAAGTGCTCTGATCCCAGACAGAGCAGCACATTGTAAATCAACAAAGACCTCTTTATGGACTGACTGATTCCTCTCCCAGGCTGCTGAAGGTCAAACCTGAGGAACGGCTGACCATTGAAGGTGTGCTGGACCATCCCTGGCTCAACTCCACTGAGGCACTTGATAACATCCTACCCTCTGCCCAGCTGATGATGGACAAGGTctaaacaacattttattttatcaagaATGTTGCATAGGAGGGCTGTATAGCTCTTGGATAGTTtgagtgttttctttcacatgGTGTTACGCAGATAAAGAGCTCCCCTTCTGCCTTAATGAGAGCCTGAGATCTTtgtaagaaaatggaaacagttcCATTTGAAATTTGGGCTAGGAGAAGATGCTCCAAGATTGGCAGTAAAGAGCAGCCATGTGCTAACAAGTAGAAAACAGTATGGCAGTAAACATGCCTGAGGACTCTTCTGTaggtcttttctcttttttcccatgttttatACCTGACTACAGCTATGACCTCATTAATTAGCAGCAAATGAATAGCCCTTCTTGCTTCCTTTAAACTCTGCTCAAAGAGTTCCGTCAGCACTCTTAAACTTGTGGACATGAGAAGTAGAGATGATCCTTTGTCCTATTCAGCCCCTGTGAGGTCGGGATATATTGTCCCCCAGTCAATGACTGTAGTTCTAATCATGTCTTGCATAATGCAAACCTGATTTTTGTTACACATCTCTGAAATAAATAGGATTTTggtgcatctttttttttcgTCCGTGGCTGACATTGTCCATATATTATTCTTTAATTCACGAAGAAGCTAATTAAAACATGAAGTGCAACTCTTTTCATTCCAGGCAATGGTTGCAGGGATACAACAGGCTCATGCAGAACAGCTTGCGAACATGAGAATCCAAGACCTCAAAGTCAGTCTCAAACCCCTTCACTCCGTCAACAACCCAATCCTGCGCAAAAGGAAATTACTGGGGTAACTCTATCTAAAGTTGTTTTTGAAAGATCAAAGTGTAGGCAGCCGTGATGCCTGGAGAACGATTTTAAGCGTGTTACAGGTTCATTCAATTGTAACCATGCTCCTGAATTTCTGATTTGGTTGACACACTCTTCATGGTGAAGTGGGTAGTTGGAGTCAAGTAATACTCACACGATATGGTGTGTCTTCCAAAGATGTGCCAGTGAGGGCAGGAAGGAGATTGGATAGTGTTACTGTATTACACAGGTAGCGGAACAGATCCCTTATGAGAAGATGGGTCACGTGTTGAGTAAGGTAAGGCAAACTGGGAGAAAGAattccaagatttttttctgatcctgacatttatttactgaaaaagtcAGGTAATCTCTCTCACTTTGTTCGAGTTACCTATCTGAAAAACAGGATAATGCATTTTAGGATTACCCTCACTTGAATTAATttaaaggaatatttatttttcttcatatttaaagtGGTCTCATAATATAGGACATTGTTATAATTAATGCTAAATCTAGCTCCCAGTCCCAGCTTTCCACAGAGTGAAAGAGAGCATTATACTGGTGCAGTTATGCAACGAGTAACGGACTTGAGTTGCATTCAAATTGTAATTGTTTCCTCCTTGTTCTTTTGCAGCACTAAGCCAAAGGATGGTGTTTATATCCATGACCCTGAGAATGGAAGTAACGATTCCAACGTGGCTCTGGAAAAGCTCAGAGATGTGATTGCTCAGTGCATTCTACCACAGGCTGGTAAAGGTTGCCACTTTCTTAAAAGTTACATTCCTAAACGTGCAAGACACTGGCTTTTTACTGTGCCTCAGGATCAGTCTGTGTCAGTGGTGAGGAAGGATAAACAAAACTCCTGTTGTCCTAGTCAGTCTCAAGAGAACGTTGTCTGTGGACTGTAATTTTGGTGCATGCATAATATTAGTGTCAACAGTGACAGGCAGAGCtgttaaaataactttcaaacAGGAGTGTCTGCTTTCAAACCGATTTCCTAGTTTGCGTGAGGCGAGGAGGAATAACTGCACGCACTGTTTACTGAAGCTCTGAATGTTGCTGCGAGGCAGAATGACAAACCTCCTGTTTATCTTTGTTCTCCTAAATAGGGGAGAATGAAGACGAGAAGCTGAATGAAGTGATGCAGGAGGCGTGGAAGTATAATCGAGAGTGTAAGTTGCTGCGAGACACTCTTCAGAGCTTCAGCTGGAATGGTGAGGAACTCCTTCTCTTCCACGGAGAATGGTGCTAATGCCTGGTGAAAGAGGGGAAGCAGTGACCTTCttatatggaaataaaaacaaatttcttgaATTTGTGCCAAACTGATTCAGGTTTTGACACTGTTTCAGTCCTTCTGCCAGCATGCGTGCTCTAGAAATGAGGTTGAAAGTTCTGCGTTAAAATTTCTATTTGAGGTTCAGGGTAGAGTTTTCAAAGGCACCAAGTCACGTAGGAACATAACAGCACAAATGGACCATCACTTTAGAAACCGCTTTAGCTATTTCGAGCTGGTGTCTTTCCAGCTGTTTATTACCCTCTTtctgctggaggctgctgccctCATCTATGCCGGCACAACAGCTCTTCTGCTCGGTTTGGATAGGAAACAGAATTAAACTAGGCCAGCTGCCTTGGGAGTGTTCAGGTGGCTCCTTGACAAAACAGCGTGGCAGAGGTGTCAGCCTCCAGGAGCAGATGCTGATGAATATAAGGGGACCAGGGCCATCAGCCAGGGTCACGAGGGCTTGGTCGTGCCTCTTCCCTCatcctgttttg
This window contains:
- the MAPKAPK5 gene encoding MAP kinase-activated protein kinase 5 isoform X6, which produces MSEDHEMDKMIKETSILEEYNINWTQKLGAGISGPVRVCVKKSSQERFALKILLDRPKARNEIALALQHCHSLNIAHRDLKPENLLFKDNSLDAPVKLCDFGFAKVDQGDLMTPQFTPYYVAPQVLEAQRRHQKEKSGIIPTSPTPYTYNKSCDLWSLGVIIYVMLCGYPPFYSKHHSRTIPKDMRKKIMTGSFEFPEEEWSQISEMAKDIVRKLLKVKPEERLTIEGVLDHPWLNSTEALDNILPSAQLMMDKAMVAGIQQAHAEQLANMRIQDLKVSLKPLHSVNNPILRKRKLLGTKPKDGVYIHDPENGSNDSNVALEKLRDVIAQCILPQAGKGENEDEKLNEVMQEAWKYNRECKLLRDTLQSFSWNGRGFTDKVDRLKLAEIVKQVIEEQTNSHDSQ
- the MAPKAPK5 gene encoding MAP kinase-activated protein kinase 5 isoform X7 — its product is MSEDHEMDKMIKETSILEEYNINWTQKLGAGISGPVRVCVKKSSQERFALKILLDRPKARNEIALALQHCHSLNIAHRDLKPENLLFKDNSLDAPVKLCDFGFAKVDQGDLMTPQFTPYYVAPQVLEAQRRHQKEKSGIIPTSPTPYTYNKSCDLWSLGVIIYVMLCGYPPFYSKHHSRTIPKDMRKKIMTGSFEFPEEEWSQISEMAKDIVRKLLKVKPEERLTIEGVLDHPWLNSTEALDNILPSAQLMMDKAMVAGIQQAHAEQLANMRIQDLKVSLKPLHSVNNPILRKRKLLGTKPKDGVYIHDPENGSNDSNVALEKLRDVIAQCILPQAGENEDEKLNEVMQEAWKYNRECKLLRDTLQSFSWNGRGFTDKVDRLKLAEIVKQVIEEQTNSHDSQ
- the MAPKAPK5 gene encoding MAP kinase-activated protein kinase 5 isoform X8; protein product: MSEDHEMDKMIKETSILEEYNINWTQKLGAGISGPVRVCVKKSSQERFALKILLDRPKARNEDAPVKLCDFGFAKVDQGDLMTPQFTPYYVAPQVLEAQRRHQKEKSGIIPTSPTPYTYNKSCDLWSLGVIIYVMLCGYPPFYSKHHSRTIPKDMRKKIMTGSFEFPEEEWSQISEMAKDIVRKLLKVKPEERLTIEGVLDHPWLNSTEALDNILPSAQLMMDKAMVAGIQQAHAEQLANMRIQDLKVSLKPLHSVNNPILRKRKLLGTKPKDGVYIHDPENGSNDSNVALEKLRDVIAQCILPQAGENEDEKLNEVMQEAWKYNRECKLLRDTLQSFSWNGRGFTDKVDRLKLAEIVKQVIEEQTNSHDSQ
- the MAPKAPK5 gene encoding MAP kinase-activated protein kinase 5 isoform X3, whose translation is MSEDHEMDKMIKETSILEEYNINWTQKLGAGISGPVRVCVKKSSQERFALKILLDRPKARNEVRLHMMCATHPNIVQIIEVYANSVQFPHESSPRARLLIVMEMMEGGELFHRISQHRHFTEKQASQVTKQDAPVKLCDFGFAKVDQGDLMTPQFTPYYVAPQVLEAQRRHQKEKSGIIPTSPTPYTYNKSCDLWSLGVIIYVMLCGYPPFYSKHHSRTIPKDMRKKIMTGSFEFPEEEWSQISEMAKDIVRKLLKVKPEERLTIEGVLDHPWLNSTEALDNILPSAQLMMDKAMVAGIQQAHAEQLANMRIQDLKVSLKPLHSVNNPILRKRKLLGTKPKDGVYIHDPENGSNDSNVALEKLRDVIAQCILPQAGKGENEDEKLNEVMQEAWKYNRECKLLRDTLQSFSWNGRGFTDKVDRLKLAEIVKQVIEEQTNSHDSQ